One segment of Triticum aestivum cultivar Chinese Spring chromosome 2A, IWGSC CS RefSeq v2.1, whole genome shotgun sequence DNA contains the following:
- the LOC123184644 gene encoding uncharacterized protein, which yields MWRCPNFLFLIQIAALQPKDWLVNKLKKQNSVPSYENPVLKYSDLQQKIHKLSEEQRPVSLALGDFKLDLIEMAFLNPSQEGSLSNFISYFSDRLCNNDQNFTFRHGKESCHLLEYQTPNKQQPRWMLIKMKKDNARAEIYIRSDHFYLCAFSNKKGEIFELVKEDCLRIIKSSVAFGCSTDYPSILNDERPRLIPEGECEKRLLDIILNMEEFSHGIEVLSNYDHSILSKHDVSEAEKQRLIQEVQEALAWNVVVLAEVSCIVNLFLSVNGNWKESCSSLTKLLYEYMMHWKVMLNKARNGAIDAKFEDNIVAKILLRFRCEAIKVLNLLCNAEGPGIIKNGEDGKGSEEDSGPSRGNDKEQKTSGSSSGLSGHGKDKETNTPGSGPLDSYDDNLEGDRDGGKQKENYNDSRPGTSEMSKIAMDFMGGLIVGKNWVQPLIKKRSMEPFVITKRGVESLITSRRSVEPLMVPLLPDSLGSAYASGLGQVLSLVPDSSMSHVRGLDPMLVNFIKNSPEEDMVNFIKNSIPSQPYFPTGQTLLEFFSIHTNLCLIKTIILYDNRGGTLIYESKEGEKDEFIKRRSIWLSEDIGRKPYAFMESLVLKGPSRPMTAHDGYWIIQIDVPVESSFEPEHHPEIPGRVLYLNDDFLDKPRGNLISIRGGLVNITSVTFSNAVRSSIRFLLCSHQDGSFTKVEGELILSVENYPFGFTIFKNQVEDDAVHFFRQSGTVFELPLTRHVLALPIGSRVHVLGTLKLATLKVFVDQYLVLDKNVAWAGWTVETGLYAAICIEASSFL from the exons ATGTGGAGGTGCCCTAATTTTTTATTTCTCATACAGATCGCAGCTTTGCAACCAAAAGACTGGCTTGTGAACAAGCTGAAGAAGCAGAACTCAGTTCCATCATATGAAAATCCTGTCCTAAAATATTCTGATTTACAACAGAAGATTCACAAGCTATCAGAAGAACAAAGGCCTGTGAG CCTTGCGTTGGGAGATTTTAAACTTGATCTGATTGAGATGGCTTTTTTGAACCCAAGCCAAGAAGGTTCTCTAAGTAATTTTATCAGCTACTTCAGTGATCGGCTGTGTAACAATGACCAAAATTTTACATTTCGACATGGAAAAGAATCATGTCACCTATTGGAATACCAGACACCTAATAAACAGCAACCCAGATGGATGTTGATTAAAATGAAGAAAGATAATGCTCGAGCCGAGATTTACATTAGGAGCGATCACTTCTACCTTTGTGCTTTCAGTAACAAAAAGGGTGAAATCTTTGAGCTTGTGAAGGAAGATTGTCTGCGAATAATCAAAAGTTCTGTTGCATTTGGCTGTAGCACAGACTACCCAAGCATACTGAACGACGAAAGACCTCGACTGATTCCAGAAGGTGAATGTGAAAAGAGGTTGTTGGACATAATTCTAAATATGGAGGAATTTTCACATGGCATCGAAGTGCTGTCAAACTATGACCACAGTATTCTGTCAAAACATGATGTGAGTGAGGCTGAAAAACAACGACTCATTCAAGAAGTGCAAGAGGCATTAGCTTGGAATGTAGTGGTTTTAGCTGAAGTTTCATGCATCGTTAACCTATTTCTATCCGTCAATGGAAACTGGAAAGAGAGTTGTTCAAGCTTGACAAAACTCTTGTATGAGTATATGATGCATTGGAAGGTAATGTTAAATAAGGCCCGCAACGGTGCCATTGATGCCAAGTTTGAGGACAACATAGTGGCTAAAATCTTGCTGCGATTTAGATGTGAAGCAATTAAGGTGCTTAATCTGCTGTGCAACGCAGAGGGTCCTGGAATTATTAAGAATGGTGAAGATGGCAAAGGATCAGAGGAAGATTCTGGACCATCTCGTGGTAATGACAAAGAGCAAAAGACATCTGGATCTAGCTCTGGACTGTCTGGACATGGTAAGGACAAAGAAACAAACACACCTGGATCTGGACCACTTGATAGTTATGATGACAACCTGGAGGGTGACCGTGATGGTGGAAAACAGAAGGAAAATTATAATGATAGCAGGCCAGGGACGAGTGAGATGAGCAAAATAGCAATGGATTTCATGGGAGGATTGATAGTTGGCAAGAACTGGGTTCAGCCTTTGATCAAGAAAAGAAGCATGGAACCTTTTGTCATCACAAAAAGAGGGGTGGAATCTTTGATCACCAGCAGAAGAAGCGTGGAACCTTTGATGGTGCCATTGCTACCTGATTCTCTAGGATCTGCATATGCAAGTGGTTTGGGTCAGGTCTTGTCATTAGTACCTGATTCTTCGATGTCACATGTACGTGGTTTGGATCCGATGCTGGTTAACTTCATCAAGAATTCGCCTGAGGAAGATATGGTTAACTTCATCAAGAATTCTATCCCCTCACAACCATATTTTCCTACAGGCCAGACTCTCTTAGAATTTTTTTCTATCCACACAAATTTGTGCTTAATAAAGACTATCATACTTTATGATAATCGCGGTGGTACTTTAATCTACGAGTCCAAGGAAGGAGAAAAGGACGAGTTTATTAAAAGACGCTCCATTTGGTTATCAGAGGATATAGGAAGAAAACCTTATGCTTTCATG GAATCTCTTGTTCTCAAAGGCCCGAGCCGTCCCATGACTGCTCATGATGGGTACTGGATCATTCAAATTGATGTTCCGGTTGAATCATCTTTCGAGCCTGAACACCACCCTGAAATACCTGGTCGAGTATTATATTTGAATGATGATTTCCTTGACAAACCCAGGGGCAATTTAATTTCTATCAGAGGTGGCCTTGTTAACATCACATCAGTGACTTTCAGCAATGCAGTTCGCTCTTCAATCCGATTTTTACTTTGTTCTCACCAAGATGGCAGTTTTACTAAAGTGGAGGGCGAGCTTATATTATCTGTTGAAAATTATCCATTTGGCTTCACTATTTTCAAAAATCAAGTCGAGGATGATGCTGTTCATTTCTTTAGACAGAGTGGCACAGTATTTGAACTTCCGTTGACTCGGCATGTTCTTGCACTGCCTATAGGATCTCGTGTACATGTCTTGGGGACTTTGAAACTAGCGACCTTGAAAGTGTTTGTAGATCAGTATCTGGTGCTCGACAAGAATGTTGCATGGGCTGGATGGACTGTGGAGACGGGTCTGTATGCTGCTATATGCATTGAGGCAAGTTCTTTTCTCTAG